The DNA sequence CACGCCCGACGGGAACCGCGAGTTCCTGGAAGACAAACCGTTCATCGAGGCGTTGACCCTCACCGCGGCACTCGGTGCGGTGACCTCCACGCTGCGCTTCAACATCTTCGTGCTCAAATTGCCGATCCGGCCGCCTGCGCTGGTGGCCAAGCAGGCATCGTCCATCGCCGCACTGACGGGTAACCGCCTTGGCCTCGGTGTGGGCACTAGCCCATGGCCCGAGGACTACGAACTCATGAACGTGCCGTTCGCCAAGCGTGGTAAGCGCATGGACGAGTGCATCGAGATCATCCAGGGGCTCACCACCGGCGAATACTTCGAGTTCCACGGCGAGTTCTACGACATCCCCAAGACCAAGATGCGCCCCGCGCCCACTCAGCCCATTCCGATCCTCATCGGTGGACATGCCGACGCGGCATTGCGCCGCGCCGCGCGATGCGATGGCTGGATGCATGGCGGCGGCACCGAGGATCTGGACGAGCTGCTCGCCAAGCTCAACACCTTCCGCGAGGAAGAGGGGACTGCCGATAAACCCTTTGAGATTCACGTCATCTCCATCGACGGATTCACCGTCGATGGCGTGAAACGCTTGGAGGACAAGGGCGTCACCGATGTCATCGTCGGCTTCCGAATCCCGTACATCGTCGGACCGGACACCGAGCCGCTGGACACCAAGATTAAGAACCTGGAGAGCTTCGCCGAGCGCGTCATCTCCAAGGTCAACCCGTAGCGGTCTATGGGTCGAGCTGCGGGCAGGGGATGCCGCCCGCCCGCGCGACCATTGACAGATATTCAACGCAAGCGTTAAATATCAACCATGAGCACACGTCCTAGCTTGGCCTCGGCGGTCGTCTACCAGGACCCGTCGGCAGCTCTTGACTGGCTGGAGAAGGCCTTTGGTTTCGAACGGTCTATGGTCATCACCGATAACGACGGCAAGATTGAGCATTCCGAGATGCGTTTCGGGGATGGCTATCTCATGGTCGGATCCGAGTGGGACGCCAGTGTCGCCAGCCCCAAAACGGTCGGCGGCAGATGTACCCAGACGATCCATGTTCAAATCGACAGCGATATCGACACGCACTGCGAGCAGGCCGAGGCGGCTGGTGCCACGATCTTGATGCGCCCGGCCGACCAGTTCTACGGCGACCGGGTATATCGGGCCCAAGACCCCGAGGGACACATCTGGACCTTCGGCCAGTCGGTGCGGACGGTCTCGCGCGAGGATGCCGAAAAAGCGAGCGGTCTGAACATCGAGGGATGGGTTTGACTCGGCCCTCTCCGGAGCTCGCGAGCATAGATCGCACAATCGCCGCGCTGGCCGATCCCCATCGACGAAGAATCGTTGAGGTGCTGCGGGATCGACCGCGTCGCGCGGGAGAGATCGCACAAGCCGTCGGCCTGAGCCCCGCGGCACTCAGTAGGCACCTGCGGACCCTCAAGGCCAGCGAGCTGGTCCAGGAGTCTCACCCGGAATTCGACGCGCGAGTACGCATCTACACGTTGCGACCGGCTCCCATGGCAGAACTGAAGGCATGGCTCGACGAGATCGAGAAGCTCTGGGCTACCCAACTTTCGGCGTTCAAGGAGCACATCGAGCGAGAGCAGGCCTGATGGCGTCACGTGTGCTGGTATCACTGCGGGTACGTGCCACCCCGGAGCGCGCATTCGACGTATTCGTCAAGGACATCGGAATCTGGTGGCAGCCCAACACACTGTTCCGATTCACCCGACGCCGTGGCGCACTCGCGATCGAACCGGAGCTCGGTGGCCGCTTCGTTGAGTCATACCCGGACGGCACCGAGTTCGAAATCGGCAGGGTCACCACGTGGGAACCCGGCCGACGGCTGGGCCTGACCTGGCGTCAGGACAGCTTCGCCGAGGATCAGATGACTACCGTCGAGGTGCGGTTCGAGCCGATCAGGGACGAAACCCGGGTAACGGTCGAACATCTCGGCTGGGAGTCGGTTCCGCAGGATCATGTGGCACGCCATACCTTTCCCGACGGACTGTTCCTGCGCCGCCACGGCGAGTGGTGGCAGGTGCTGCTGGAGTCGCTGCGGACCCAGATCGGGGCGCCGTAGGTCCTCAGGGGCTTCCCGGGGTGTGGAGCTGCGCCGCCAGCCAGGGCAGTGCGTCCGAGAATGTTCGACTGGCGAATTGCCAGGTGTGCCCACTGATCATCTGGTGGATGGTGCAGGAGATCTGCACCTGCTGGGCCGCTGCGCACAGATCCGCGGCAGCACCGTCTCGATCATTGTCAGTCACATCGTCATGCCCACCGACTCCAGTCGGGGTGTCGGCCGTGGGGCGCTTCGCACCACTTGGTTTCTTGCTGTCTGCCGGAGGTATCGCGTCCTCGAACCATCCCGTGACACCGGTGTACGGACCATGTTTGGCCATCACGGTGCGCGGGTCGAAGGCGTCCCATCGAGCGGCATCACCGCCATACAGTCGCTCGATCGTCTGTTGCTTGGTTCCGGCGGTCGGACCATGGTCACCGGCGATATCGACGAACGTGGAGAACAGATCCGGATGCATGACCGTCAGGTCAATAGCGCAGGTGCCGCCCATGGACCAGCCGACAACAGCCCATTTGGCAGGATCGGCCGACCCGCCGAACTCCGAGACCACATAGGGGCGAACATCTTCGGTGAGGTGATCGGCGGCGTTGCCACGCGGGCCGTTGACACATTCGGTGTCGTTGTTGAAACTTCCCGCGACATCGACGAACACGAAGATCGGTGCTTGCCCACCGTGCGATTTGGCATAGTCGTCGATCATCTGGGTGGCGTTACCCGTGCGGATCCAGTCGGCTGGGGTGTTGAACTCACCGGCGATCATCATCACCACCGGCAATCGCGGCGGAGTATCGCCCGCGAACCACGCCGGAGGGAGATAGACGTACTCGCCTCGGTGCTTGAACCCGCTTGCGTCGCCGGGGATGTCGACGTCGACAACCTTTCCGGCATCGGGATTCGAATTGCGCAGACCCGCAAGCTCACTGATATCGACCTGGTTGGGAAGCGGGCCCGCAGAGACCGCACCCCAGGCCGCCTGCACGGTGGGGTAGTAGCCCACCCAGGTATTGAGCGCGACGAGTGCCGAAAGCAACGTCAGTGGAACGGCCAACGCCGATACACCACGACGCCACCAGCGCGCACTCCGGAAGCCGATGACGGCAACCGCGACCGACGTGACGAACACACCGATCCATATCCACAATTTGAAGGGTGCCGGGTCAGAGGCCAACCCTTCGGAGTTCATGTAGACCCACGCCACCAACGCACCCACCGCGCCGATCGCTACGCTCACGGGCACCCACAGCAGGCGCCACCGGCGGCCGCGCCATCCGATGACCACCAGCAAGGTCACGACCGCAAGCACCTGGACGACCATCGGAAACCAACCACCGAGGGCCGAAATCCCGTGGCTGTACTGGTGGAAATCGTTGGCAGGCAGCTGTGGAATAGGAGTCGGCGCCGGAGGGGGCATCGGCGTAGTCGGTGGCACGCTGACATTGTGATGAGGTTTCCTGGGAGGAAGCTGGACATGACCCAGAGTTATCTATCGGACGAGACGATCGCGGCGCTGTCCGCGGCCGAGCGGCGAGACCTGATTCAGCGGCTGGAACGCCCGCTCAGCGAGGTGGCACCGCCGAATCTGGCCAGGTTTCGCGCGCTGCGGCTGGGTTTGATGATCGGCGGAGCGATCGCGCTGATTCCCTGGATCACCTACCTGGCGTTCACCTTGCCGGAAAACTATGTGGCACAGCGGTGGACGGCGACATGGGTCGGCTTCGACATTCTGCTGGTGGCATTCATGGCGGCGACCGCCGTGCTGGGTCTGCTGCGCCGCCAGTTGCTGGTGCTGACCGCGTTCACCACCGGTGTGCTGCTGATCTGCGACGCGTGGTTTGACGTGATGACGGCCGGCCCGGCGGAGCTGCGATGGGCGATCCTGGCCGCCGTCGCCGCGGAACTGCCGCTCGCGGCGGTGATGATCCGGGGCGCGATGCTGATCACGCGACTGACGATGACGCGGCTGTGGGTCATCGACCCGGGCGTGCCGCTCTGGCGGGTGCCGTTGCTGCCCTAACCGATCACCAGCAGTGGGCGAACCCATCGCAGTACTGCGGGAAGCGATCGACGGGCACATCCAGCGGTTTCACGAACTGCAGGCTGAAGGGTTTTTTCGTCATCCCCGGCTGGCCGCCGCACACCGCGCTGTGGATCGTGGTGTGCACCCCGGTGAGGGTCTCGTCGTTGAAGACGTACTTCTCCTGGGTGGGCGCGAAGGTCCCGTCCGGGCAGGTCATGCCCTGGGGCCGCGCGTGCAGAAACGTCCACTGGTCGTCAACCAGTTTGGCCGGGGTGGAGTAGTTCTGCAGTCTGTCGTTGTGCTTGAGGATGTCGGGCGTCGCACTGGTGACGGTGAGAATGCAGCCGTCGGCCTGGATGGTGGGGTCGGTGTAGTCGGACTGGATGCGGGTGCCTGAGGCCTGCACGCAGACGGCGGACAGCGTCCAAGAAACCTCGCCGAGTCCTTCCTCGATCATCCGATACGTCCCGTCCGCCGGAGGCGCCACAGCCGACGCCGGGCTGGCGAATCCGACTCCGATCGCGAGGGCGGAGACGGGAACCATGAGCAGGGAAGTTGTGCGCACAGGATCAAGTATCGCAATGCTGCGGGCGGGTCACGCCGCAACCTCAGTCATTAGACGCGGCGTCCAATACGGCCACGATCAGATCGGCCACGGCGGTCATGCCGTCCGCGTTGGGGTGAAGCGGGGCCGGGCGCCAGGGCCAGGGGAATCCGGGACGGGTAGTCCAGGGTCGCGCCGACCAGGCGTGATGGTCGGCGCTGGCCGTCGAGGCGCGCACGATCTCGCAGCCGGTGGCGTGGGCCGCGGCCGCGGTGGCAGCCATGAGTTCCGCGGCGATGCGACGTCCGCTCGCGGTCTCGGCCTGGGTGTACGGCGGTGCGAGCTCGCCTTCGGGTGGCAAGAGTGCGAGGTAATCGACGAAGATCACCCGCGCTCGCGGTGCGCGATTTCGCACCTGCTCACCCACCGCGCGCAGCGATTCACCCACAACCGCCAGTGCCGCATCCCGCTGGCCGGTGTCGAGTATGTCGCTCAACCCACCGCCGACCACGGGCAGGGCACGCAGGACGCGCGGCAGGCACGCGGCCAGCAAGAACGGCACATAGCCGACGTCGTTGCCGCCGATCGTGACCGTCACCAGCTCCTCGGTGCCGTCGAGTGCAGCGATCTGCGGTGCGGCGTTGTTCTGCCGGTCGGTCAGAACATGTGCGGTGGTCGCACCGGAATAGGTGACATCGGCCAGCTGATATCCCTTACGTTCGGCAACCTGGTGCGGATAGTTGCGTGCCGAGCGCCCAGCCAACCGGGGTGAGCCCGGCGCACGCGGCAGGATGCCCGGTCCAGCAGCCATCGAACTTCCCAATGCCACATAGCGTCCCGCCATGATCCCAGCCTATCGGCGAACCAGCCCGGCGAGCCTGCGCAGCGACGAGCTCACGCCATGGGGCCGCGGATCGTCCAATCGCAGCACCGGCCAGCCTTGGGTGGATGCCATGGCCGCGAGCCGGCCGCGCGGGTTGACCGGGCAGGGCTCACCGACAAGGGACATCAGATCGATATCCTCCTCGCCGTCCGCGTAGAAGTAACTGCGTTGTAAATCAATGCCATTGGCTTCGCAGAACAGCGCGACCGCGGCCGCCTTGTTGCGTCCCCACACGATGGGCGTGCGAATACCGCCGGTGAGAAGCCCGTCATCGTCGAGGTCGAAGTGGTTGCACAGGACGTGGGTTATTCCGAGATGGCGCGCTACCGGTTCGGCGTGAATGGTCAGCGCCGAAGAACTCAGCATCACGGTGTGGCCCTGTTCCTGATGCGCCCGCACACGCTCGCACATCTGCGGATAGATCATCGAGGCATTGTGCTGGTGGAAGATTCGTTCGCCCACGGCTTCGAGTTCGGCCAGCGAGTCGCCACGCAGGTATCCGGCGGCGCGCACCACCAAGCGCTCGAACTCCATGCGGCCCAGCTTGTACCGGAAAGTGGCCTCCAGAACTCCGAGAACCTCGCCGATGCTGGCCTGACCACGGCGCATCCGATCGCGGGCGTGTGCCGTCGGGGTGAATCCGGCCACGAGAGTGCCGTCCAGGTCGAAGAAGGCTCCTACCTGCGGACCTGTGGGGCTGAGCGCTATGTCGGCCACCGGATTGGGTGCCGGGCTCACCGTCATGTGGGCCAATCTACCGTTGCACGCAACGCACACCGGGCGTAGGCGACAAGATGGGGCATCCACCCGATAGTGGCCGGCAGGAGCAGTGATGGACCCCCAACCGAATCGCCCGCGCACACCTGCGCTGATCACCAGGCGCAGTGTGCTGTCCGCCGGGGTGGCCTTGACATTCGGCGCTGCGGCGATCACCGGATGCTCACCAAAACACTCTGAAGACGTACCGACCATCCCTCGATGGGAAGACCTGCGCCGCAAACTATCCGGCACTCTCACGGTGCACGGGGAAGCCGGGTCTGACGAGGCCGCGCGGACGTTCAATCCCCTGTTTGACGTGAATCATCCTGGCGCGGTGGCCTTCTGCACTTCCGAGCAGGATGTGGCGGGTTGCGTGGAGTTCGCATCCAGCTCCGGGATACCCATAGCCGCGCGCAGTGGTGGCCACAGCTATGCCGGTTACTGCGTCCCGAACAACGGCCTGGTGGTCGATCTCGGGCAGATGGCGGCGGTGTCGGTGACCGGGACGCGGGCAACGGTCGGATCTGGCGCGCGTCTGATCGATGTCTACGCGGGTGTCTGGGCTGCAGGCCGGATGCTCGCAGGTGGCTCATGTCCGACCGTTGGCATCGCCGGGCTGACACTCGGCGGCGGGATAGGGGTTCTCACCCGCAAGTTCGGACTCACGTGCGACCAGCTGATATCGGCACGCGTGGTGACCGCCGACGGTGGGATCCGAGTCGTGTCGTCGGATTCCGAGCCCGAACTATTCTGGGCCATCCGCGGAGTTGGCGGCGGAAACTTCTGCATAGTCACGGAGTTCACCTTCGAGACCGCCCAGGCAACAGAGCTCACGGTGTTCACGCTCGACTACGCGCCGGGGGACATGGCGGCGATCCTGCGCCGGTGGCTGATGTTCATGGACGATGCGCCCGATGAACTGTGGACAACCCTGCACGCCGTGGCCGGCACCACACCGCAATGCCGGATCGTGGGATGTATCGCCAAGACCGACAATCCACGTGCACTGGTCGATGGTCTCCGCAGCGCGATCGGCATCGGCCCATCCGATCGATTCGTCGCCGACAAGTCCTTTCTCGATGCCATGAAGTTCATGGGCGGCTGCTCGACATTGACTGTGGCTCAGTGTCATCCGGCATGGAACGGCGACGGGGCGGGACAGCTGCAGCGCGAGGCGTTTGTGGCGTCCTCCCGCATGGTCCCGGACGCGGCTATCGACACTGCCAGAGTCGAGGCGCTCCTGGTCGGCGACCGCGGGCTCACCTTCATCTTCGACAGCCTCGGAGGCGCCGTGAGCCGAGTTTCGGCCGACGCCACCGCCTTCCCGCATCGGCGGGCGGCCGCATCGATCCAGATCTATCACGGAGTCGGCGCAGACTCGTCCGTCGCGTATCGCCGCGTGGACGAGGCACGGGATCGGCTCGCGGAGGTCTGTGGCGCCGCCGCATACGTGAATTACATCGATCCCCGGCTACCCGATTGGGCCGCAGCGTATTACGGGGACAACCTGACGCGGCTGCGACGGATTGCTTCGGCCTACGATCCGAATGGAGTCTTCGGGTTCATGCAGGCCGTTCGCCCTTAATCGCGCCGCACGCTTTGCTGCGCCTGGGCGATGAGCTCGCGCCAACGACCTTCCGGAAGCTCGTACACCGCGGAGTTCCCGCCGTAGGCGCTCGAGATGACGACGTCCGGGTCCAGGCCCCCCAACAGGTCCAGGCTCCCCGACAACTCATCGGCACTGCCGCGCCCGGGAACCAGGAAGGTAGACCATACGCCCCCCTCGGTGGGGAACATGGTGTCTCCGGTGAAGAGGTACTTCTCGCCGTCCGCACCCGTGACCAGATAGCTTGTGCTGCCGGCGGAATGTCCCGGTGTGGGGATGGCCTCAACGCCGTTGTCGTCCACGTGACGTTCGTCGATGGCGACATCAAGGTCCGCGTGCTCACCAATCTCGTTCCGCTCGTGGGCGGATGCGTGCAGACTCGACCCGAATCGTTGTTTCACGACGGCGAGCATGGGTCCGGCCTCGTCCTGATGCGACAGGTACTGGTGGGCCACCCCGCCCAGTTCTGCGATCACCTCGAAGTCGGCATCGGTGGCGGGACTGTAGAACAGCACGTTCCCGTCGGGGCGGGTCCACAGGTAGGCGTGGGTGGTCAACCCGGGGAACGGACTGTCCCTGCGTGTCTCCCACAGATCTGATCGAATCCGGCGCACATTCGACGTTCTCGTTGTCATGAGGCCAGTCTTCAATGTCAAGTGAACTTGAGGTCAAGGGTTGAACCCCGGATTCTTGGGCCGAGGCTAGGCGCGTGACTCGGCGAGTGCCGCGAGCCTGTCCACCGAGTCCTGCAGCCGCTCTGACGTCGTGTTACGAGCCCGCGGCAGCCTGTTCTCGTCGGTGAGATTTGTCCAGTCGTACGTATGGGTCACCCGTGTGCGGCTGTCGCCGAGCGGCTCTAGTTCCCATCGCCACAGGTGACCAGGCGGTTTCTTGCCCACCTCCGAGGGCAACCACGCGATCCTGCGCGCCTCCTCGAACTCCACGATGTGGTTGTCGCGAACGGCACCGTTGGTGAGGGTCATCACGAATACATCACCCACGCCGTGCACACGTTGTGCGGCGGCCTCGGCAAGGTTCTCGTTGCCATCCCATTCACGCTGCCGTGCGGCATCGGCAATGAGCTCGAAGATCACCGCCGCCGGGGCATCCACCTCGCGACTCGCCGAGACCACTCTGACGTCCTCAGTCATGCAACCCATCCAACCAGAGTCCTGCCGTCTAGCCGATCGATTCTCGAGCGAGTTTGCGTGCCAGCGTTATCGGCTCCACGGATTTCTCCATCTTGGACGCGGTCAGCGCGCCGTCGTAAAACAGCTGCACGCGTCGGGCGACGTTGTCGGGGCGTGATATCCCGGCCTCACGCAGCAGTGCTGTCACGGTCGCACGGAACCACGCACGATGCGCTCGCACCGGTTCCCATTCTGTCCCGGGGAATTCGGTAGCAGCGTTCGCGTACAGACAGCCGCGGAAGTTTCTGGCATGCGCGGCACTGGCGGCCAGATCGAAGAACGTCAGGACTTTTGCGATGGGATCCCGCCGTGTGGCGACCGCCGCATCCCAGCGGTTGCGATCACGCTGATCCAATTCTTCGAGGTAGGCGACGATGAGCGCATCCTTGGATCCGTAGCTGCTGTACAAACTCGCTTTGGCAACCCCCGACTCACGCAGTATCTGGTCGATCCCCACCGCTCTAATTCCCTGCGTGGCAAAGAGATCTGCGGCCGCACGAAGCAGTCGATCAGCGGGCGCGAGCACACGGGGGGTCCCGGCGATCTCGGCGTCCGACGGTGCTGTCGTGGAACTCATGAGAGCAGGGTAACCCACCCGACCCCGATAGACAGACCGGTCTGTCCATGGAACCGTCACCTTCGTCGCACATCGAGTCGTACACCGAAGTTAGGAAGAGTGACGTGACGCTGCACCTCTACGAGATCGCCCTTATCCCTGCCGATAAGACCGATGCCACTCAACTTCTCAAAGACATCGACGGGCTAGTTCATCGCGGTGGCGGCGAATTGATCGAAGCGCAGGTGACACGCGAAGCTCGCCGTATCTTCGTCATCGCGGAGTTCGATGGCGAGGCGGCACCGCTGGATGCGGACTCTCTGCGCGTCGAGACGGTTTCGGGACCGCATCCGGTTCGCCTTGTCGGCGCGGACCTGGAGCAGCTGAAGTCCGTGCGGCCGGCCGCCGGATAC is a window from the Mycobacteroides salmoniphilum genome containing:
- a CDS encoding alpha/beta hydrolase-fold protein codes for the protein MPPTTPMPPPAPTPIPQLPANDFHQYSHGISALGGWFPMVVQVLAVVTLLVVIGWRGRRWRLLWVPVSVAIGAVGALVAWVYMNSEGLASDPAPFKLWIWIGVFVTSVAVAVIGFRSARWWRRGVSALAVPLTLLSALVALNTWVGYYPTVQAAWGAVSAGPLPNQVDISELAGLRNSNPDAGKVVDVDIPGDASGFKHRGEYVYLPPAWFAGDTPPRLPVVMMIAGEFNTPADWIRTGNATQMIDDYAKSHGGQAPIFVFVDVAGSFNNDTECVNGPRGNAADHLTEDVRPYVVSEFGGSADPAKWAVVGWSMGGTCAIDLTVMHPDLFSTFVDIAGDHGPTAGTKQQTIERLYGGDAARWDAFDPRTVMAKHGPYTGVTGWFEDAIPPADSKKPSGAKRPTADTPTGVGGHDDVTDNDRDGAAADLCAAAQQVQISCTIHQMISGHTWQFASRTFSDALPWLAAQLHTPGSP
- a CDS encoding VOC family protein, which produces MSTRPSLASAVVYQDPSAALDWLEKAFGFERSMVITDNDGKIEHSEMRFGDGYLMVGSEWDASVASPKTVGGRCTQTIHVQIDSDIDTHCEQAEAAGATILMRPADQFYGDRVYRAQDPEGHIWTFGQSVRTVSREDAEKASGLNIEGWV
- a CDS encoding ArsR/SmtB family transcription factor, producing MGLTRPSPELASIDRTIAALADPHRRRIVEVLRDRPRRAGEIAQAVGLSPAALSRHLRTLKASELVQESHPEFDARVRIYTLRPAPMAELKAWLDEIEKLWATQLSAFKEHIEREQA
- a CDS encoding SGNH/GDSL hydrolase family protein, whose translation is MAGRYVALGSSMAAGPGILPRAPGSPRLAGRSARNYPHQVAERKGYQLADVTYSGATTAHVLTDRQNNAAPQIAALDGTEELVTVTIGGNDVGYVPFLLAACLPRVLRALPVVGGGLSDILDTGQRDAALAVVGESLRAVGEQVRNRAPRARVIFVDYLALLPPEGELAPPYTQAETASGRRIAAELMAATAAAAHATGCEIVRASTASADHHAWSARPWTTRPGFPWPWRPAPLHPNADGMTAVADLIVAVLDAASND
- a CDS encoding DUF4242 domain-containing protein → MTLHLYEIALIPADKTDATQLLKDIDGLVHRGGGELIEAQVTREARRIFVIAEFDGEAAPLDADSLRVETVSGPHPVRLVGADLEQLKSVRPAAGYLVEWDLPADLDMPTYLARKKAKAPKYADVPEVSFLRTYVREDMGKCLCFYDAPDEEAVLRARKAVDTPVDRLHGLGDITL
- a CDS encoding SRPBCC family protein is translated as MTEDVRVVSASREVDAPAAVIFELIADAARQREWDGNENLAEAAAQRVHGVGDVFVMTLTNGAVRDNHIVEFEEARRIAWLPSEVGKKPPGHLWRWELEPLGDSRTRVTHTYDWTNLTDENRLPRARNTTSERLQDSVDRLAALAESRA
- a CDS encoding MBL fold metallo-hydrolase, which produces MTTRTSNVRRIRSDLWETRRDSPFPGLTTHAYLWTRPDGNVLFYSPATDADFEVIAELGGVAHQYLSHQDEAGPMLAVVKQRFGSSLHASAHERNEIGEHADLDVAIDERHVDDNGVEAIPTPGHSAGSTSYLVTGADGEKYLFTGDTMFPTEGGVWSTFLVPGRGSADELSGSLDLLGGLDPDVVISSAYGGNSAVYELPEGRWRELIAQAQQSVRRD
- a CDS encoding FAD-binding oxidoreductase translates to MDPQPNRPRTPALITRRSVLSAGVALTFGAAAITGCSPKHSEDVPTIPRWEDLRRKLSGTLTVHGEAGSDEAARTFNPLFDVNHPGAVAFCTSEQDVAGCVEFASSSGIPIAARSGGHSYAGYCVPNNGLVVDLGQMAAVSVTGTRATVGSGARLIDVYAGVWAAGRMLAGGSCPTVGIAGLTLGGGIGVLTRKFGLTCDQLISARVVTADGGIRVVSSDSEPELFWAIRGVGGGNFCIVTEFTFETAQATELTVFTLDYAPGDMAAILRRWLMFMDDAPDELWTTLHAVAGTTPQCRIVGCIAKTDNPRALVDGLRSAIGIGPSDRFVADKSFLDAMKFMGGCSTLTVAQCHPAWNGDGAGQLQREAFVASSRMVPDAAIDTARVEALLVGDRGLTFIFDSLGGAVSRVSADATAFPHRRAAASIQIYHGVGADSSVAYRRVDEARDRLAEVCGAAAYVNYIDPRLPDWAAAYYGDNLTRLRRIASAYDPNGVFGFMQAVRP
- a CDS encoding LLM class flavin-dependent oxidoreductase, with translation MRFTFAEAMTDTSYYIPLAQAAEAAGYDGMTIADSLAYPYESDAKYPYTPDGNREFLEDKPFIEALTLTAALGAVTSTLRFNIFVLKLPIRPPALVAKQASSIAALTGNRLGLGVGTSPWPEDYELMNVPFAKRGKRMDECIEIIQGLTTGEYFEFHGEFYDIPKTKMRPAPTQPIPILIGGHADAALRRAARCDGWMHGGGTEDLDELLAKLNTFREEEGTADKPFEIHVISIDGFTVDGVKRLEDKGVTDVIVGFRIPYIVGPDTEPLDTKIKNLESFAERVISKVNP
- a CDS encoding SRPBCC domain-containing protein; this translates as MASRVLVSLRVRATPERAFDVFVKDIGIWWQPNTLFRFTRRRGALAIEPELGGRFVESYPDGTEFEIGRVTTWEPGRRLGLTWRQDSFAEDQMTTVEVRFEPIRDETRVTVEHLGWESVPQDHVARHTFPDGLFLRRHGEWWQVLLESLRTQIGAP
- a CDS encoding HAD family hydrolase codes for the protein MTVSPAPNPVADIALSPTGPQVGAFFDLDGTLVAGFTPTAHARDRMRRGQASIGEVLGVLEATFRYKLGRMEFERLVVRAAGYLRGDSLAELEAVGERIFHQHNASMIYPQMCERVRAHQEQGHTVMLSSSALTIHAEPVARHLGITHVLCNHFDLDDDGLLTGGIRTPIVWGRNKAAAVALFCEANGIDLQRSYFYADGEEDIDLMSLVGEPCPVNPRGRLAAMASTQGWPVLRLDDPRPHGVSSSLRRLAGLVRR
- a CDS encoding TetR/AcrR family transcriptional regulator — its product is MSSTTAPSDAEIAGTPRVLAPADRLLRAAADLFATQGIRAVGIDQILRESGVAKASLYSSYGSKDALIVAYLEELDQRDRNRWDAAVATRRDPIAKVLTFFDLAASAAHARNFRGCLYANAATEFPGTEWEPVRAHRAWFRATVTALLREAGISRPDNVARRVQLFYDGALTASKMEKSVEPITLARKLARESIG